The Glycine max cultivar Williams 82 chromosome 12, Glycine_max_v4.0, whole genome shotgun sequence genome window below encodes:
- the LOC100499870 gene encoding NAD(P)H dehydrogenase (quinone) FQR1-like isoform X1: MENWFVLKALLTVVFYVLCDGELVCFALIVGGKEYYSMYGHVEKLAEEIKKGASSVEGVEAKLWQVPETLQDEVLGKMSAPPKSDVPVITPNELSEADGFVFGFPTRFGMMAAQFKAFLDATGGLWRAQQLAGKPAGIFYSTGSQGGGQETTALTAITQLVHHGMIFIPIGYTFGAGMFEMEKVKGGSPYGAGTYAGDGSRQPSELELQQAFHQGKYIAGITKKLKQAA, translated from the exons ATGGAGAACTGGTTTGTTTTGAAAGCCCTTTTGACCGTGGTCTTCTATGTGCTATGTGATGGAGAATTGGTTTGTTTTGCTTTGATCGTTGGGGGGAAGga GTACTACTCCATGTATGGGCATGTTGAGAAACTAGcagaagaaataaagaaaggGGCTTCCTCTGTGGAAGGTGTTGAGGCCAAATTATGGCAG GTACCTGAGACGCTGCAGGATGAGGTGCTCGGTAAGATGAGTGCACCACCCAAGAGCGATGTACCAGTCATTACCCCGAATGAACTATCCGAGGCTGATGGCTTTGTATTCGGCTTCCCAACAAGGTTTGGAATGATGGCTGCTCAGTTTAAAGCTTTTCTAGATGCTACTGGAGGCTTATGGAGAGCACAACAGCTTGCAGGCAAGCCTGCTGGCATCTTCTACAGCACTGGTTCACAAGGCGGCGGACAAGAGACTACAGC GCTCACTGCTATCACTCAACTGGTTCATCATGGGATGATATTCATTCCAATCGGTTACACGTTTGGTGCTGGCATGTTCGAGATGGAGAAAGTGAAAGGTGGAAGTCCATATGGTGCCGGAACTTATGCCGGTGACGGCTCAAGACAGCCAAGTGAGCTCGAGTTACAGCAAGCATTCCACCAAGGCAAGTACATTGCCGGCATCACAAAGAAGCTCAAGCAAGCTGCATAA
- the LOC100499870 gene encoding NAD(P)H dehydrogenase (quinone) FQR1-like isoform 1 (isoform 1 is encoded by transcript variant 1) produces the protein MAVKVYIVYYSMYGHVEKLAEEIKKGASSVEGVEAKLWQVPETLQDEVLGKMSAPPKSDVPVITPNELSEADGFVFGFPTRFGMMAAQFKAFLDATGGLWRAQQLAGKPAGIFYSTGSQGGGQETTALTAITQLVHHGMIFIPIGYTFGAGMFEMEKVKGGSPYGAGTYAGDGSRQPSELELQQAFHQGKYIAGITKKLKQAA, from the exons ATGGCTGTCAAAGTTTATATTGT GTACTACTCCATGTATGGGCATGTTGAGAAACTAGcagaagaaataaagaaaggGGCTTCCTCTGTGGAAGGTGTTGAGGCCAAATTATGGCAG GTACCTGAGACGCTGCAGGATGAGGTGCTCGGTAAGATGAGTGCACCACCCAAGAGCGATGTACCAGTCATTACCCCGAATGAACTATCCGAGGCTGATGGCTTTGTATTCGGCTTCCCAACAAGGTTTGGAATGATGGCTGCTCAGTTTAAAGCTTTTCTAGATGCTACTGGAGGCTTATGGAGAGCACAACAGCTTGCAGGCAAGCCTGCTGGCATCTTCTACAGCACTGGTTCACAAGGCGGCGGACAAGAGACTACAGC GCTCACTGCTATCACTCAACTGGTTCATCATGGGATGATATTCATTCCAATCGGTTACACGTTTGGTGCTGGCATGTTCGAGATGGAGAAAGTGAAAGGTGGAAGTCCATATGGTGCCGGAACTTATGCCGGTGACGGCTCAAGACAGCCAAGTGAGCTCGAGTTACAGCAAGCATTCCACCAAGGCAAGTACATTGCCGGCATCACAAAGAAGCTCAAGCAAGCTGCATAA
- the LOC100796549 gene encoding transcription factor bHLH123 isoform X3 has product MADDDQFQASGNWWETSRSVRYESGASQSSSSAITNTGNNFGWQGSDMADMKPRSSMDSSSVVFHDTQNNKLQQPDSATSSDPNLHMMGLGLSSQAMDWNRASLLRGEKGTENSFRSMLQENLSSSRTNFQHETGNMELSQQVQWRSEKIFSSESSTNEFKQVNRGGGFSLDQSQFSPQYSSGDSTVTSQGLPSSNFQIDSSALYGTSSILQGLLGPDHNNQTQQQPMSFPYHTTSYGLNSNELVPSWSKVPQFLRASPPKPPPNNQLHFTNPATFWNASEAANIKDVRPSFFPSLQPPFSTPNFEVQSKNISEVRESGTVVKKSGNEPAPKRTRNETPSPLPAFKVRKEKMGDRITALQQLVSPFGKTDTASVLSEAIEYIKFLHEQALSTPYMKSGAPIQIQQNSGKSKEAEGPKQDLRSRGLCLVPVSSTFPVTHETTVDFWTPTFGGTPR; this is encoded by the exons ATGGCAGATGATGATCAATTTCAAGCAAGTGGGAACTGGTGGGAAACATCAAGAAGCGTGAGGTATGAGAGCGGGGCATCCCAGTCATCTTCCTCAGCCATCACCAACACAGGCAACAACTTTGGTTGGCAAGGTTCGGATATGGCAGACATGAAGCCAAGGTCTTCCATGGATTCTTCTTCTGTGGTTTTCCATGACACACAGAATAATAAGCTTCAACAACCAGATTCTGCCACTTCCAGTGACCCCAACTTGCATATGATGGGCCTAGGCCTCTCATCCCAAGCCATGGATTGGAATCGAGCATCTTTGTT AAGAGGAGAGAAGGGTACGGAGAACAGTTTCCGGTCGATGCTGCAAGAGAATTTGAGCTCATCAAGGACCAATTTTCAGCATGAAACTGGGAATATGGAGTTGTCACAACAAGTTCAATGGAGGTCAGAGAAGATATTCTCTTCAGAGTCTTCAACCAATGAGTTCAAGCAAGTGAATAGGGGTGGTGGCTTCTCTTTGGATCAAAGCCAGTTTAGTCCTCAATATAGCTCTGGGGACAGCACAGTGACAAGCCAAGGGTTACCCTCTTCTAACTTTCAGATTGATTCCTCAGCCTTATATGGGACCTCCTCAATCTTGCAAGGACTATTGGGACCTGATCACAATAACCAAACCCAACAACAACCTATGAGTTTTCCATATCATACAACAAGCTATGGATTAAACTCTAATGAATTGGTTCCTTCTTGGTCCAAAGTTCCTCAATTCTTGAGAGCTTCCCCTCCAAAACCACCACCCAATAACCAGTTGCATTTCACTAACCCCGCAACCTTTTGGAATGCTTCTGAGGCTGCAAACATCAAAGATGTTCGCCCCAGCTTCTTCCCTTCATTGCAACCCCCTTTCTCTACGCCAAATTTTGAAGTACAGTCAAAG AATATATCTGAAGTTAGGGAGTCAGGTACTGTGGTAAAGAAAAGTGGGAATGAGCCAGCACCCAAAAGGACCCGTAACGAAACACCATCTCCTTTGCCAGCTTTTAAG GTGAGAAAAGAGAAGATGGGGGACAGAATCACTGCACTCCAACAATTGGTGTCGCCTTTCGGAAAG ACTGATACAGCCTCAGTGCTCTCTGAAGCCATTGAATACATCAAATTCCTCCACGAACAG gCTTTAAGTACCCCGTATATGAAAAGTGGAGCTCCAATACAGATTCAACAG AATTCTGGTAAATCTAAGGAAGCTGAGGGTCCAAAGCAGGATCTAAGAAGCCGAGGGCTATGCTTGGTGCCTGTTTCAAGTACATTTCCAGTTACCCATGAAACCACGGTTGATTTTTGGACACCAACATTCGGAGGAACTCCCAGATAA
- the LOC100796549 gene encoding transcription factor bHLH123 isoform X2, whose amino-acid sequence MADDDQFQASGNWWETSRSVRYESGASQSSSSAITNTGNNFGWQGSDMADMKPRSSMDSSSVVFHDTQNNKLQQPDSATSSDPNLHMMGLGLSSQAMDWNRASLLGEKGTENSFRSMLQENLSSSRTNFQHETGNMELSQQVQWRSEKIFSSESSTNEFKQVNRGGGFSLDQSQFSPQYSSGDSTVTSQGLPSSNFQIDSSALYGTSSILQGLLGPDHNNQTQQQPMSFPYHTTSYGLNSNELVPSWSKVPQFLRASPPKPPPNNQLHFTNPATFWNASEAANIKDVRPSFFPSLQPPFSTPNFEVQSKNISEVRESGTVVKKSGNEPAPKRTRNETPSPLPAFKVRKEKMGDRITALQQLVSPFGKTDTASVLSEAIEYIKFLHEQVTALSTPYMKSGAPIQIQQNSGKSKEAEGPKQDLRSRGLCLVPVSSTFPVTHETTVDFWTPTFGGTPR is encoded by the exons ATGGCAGATGATGATCAATTTCAAGCAAGTGGGAACTGGTGGGAAACATCAAGAAGCGTGAGGTATGAGAGCGGGGCATCCCAGTCATCTTCCTCAGCCATCACCAACACAGGCAACAACTTTGGTTGGCAAGGTTCGGATATGGCAGACATGAAGCCAAGGTCTTCCATGGATTCTTCTTCTGTGGTTTTCCATGACACACAGAATAATAAGCTTCAACAACCAGATTCTGCCACTTCCAGTGACCCCAACTTGCATATGATGGGCCTAGGCCTCTCATCCCAAGCCATGGATTGGAATCGAGCATCTTTGTT AGGAGAGAAGGGTACGGAGAACAGTTTCCGGTCGATGCTGCAAGAGAATTTGAGCTCATCAAGGACCAATTTTCAGCATGAAACTGGGAATATGGAGTTGTCACAACAAGTTCAATGGAGGTCAGAGAAGATATTCTCTTCAGAGTCTTCAACCAATGAGTTCAAGCAAGTGAATAGGGGTGGTGGCTTCTCTTTGGATCAAAGCCAGTTTAGTCCTCAATATAGCTCTGGGGACAGCACAGTGACAAGCCAAGGGTTACCCTCTTCTAACTTTCAGATTGATTCCTCAGCCTTATATGGGACCTCCTCAATCTTGCAAGGACTATTGGGACCTGATCACAATAACCAAACCCAACAACAACCTATGAGTTTTCCATATCATACAACAAGCTATGGATTAAACTCTAATGAATTGGTTCCTTCTTGGTCCAAAGTTCCTCAATTCTTGAGAGCTTCCCCTCCAAAACCACCACCCAATAACCAGTTGCATTTCACTAACCCCGCAACCTTTTGGAATGCTTCTGAGGCTGCAAACATCAAAGATGTTCGCCCCAGCTTCTTCCCTTCATTGCAACCCCCTTTCTCTACGCCAAATTTTGAAGTACAGTCAAAG AATATATCTGAAGTTAGGGAGTCAGGTACTGTGGTAAAGAAAAGTGGGAATGAGCCAGCACCCAAAAGGACCCGTAACGAAACACCATCTCCTTTGCCAGCTTTTAAG GTGAGAAAAGAGAAGATGGGGGACAGAATCACTGCACTCCAACAATTGGTGTCGCCTTTCGGAAAG ACTGATACAGCCTCAGTGCTCTCTGAAGCCATTGAATACATCAAATTCCTCCACGAACAGGTCACC gCTTTAAGTACCCCGTATATGAAAAGTGGAGCTCCAATACAGATTCAACAG AATTCTGGTAAATCTAAGGAAGCTGAGGGTCCAAAGCAGGATCTAAGAAGCCGAGGGCTATGCTTGGTGCCTGTTTCAAGTACATTTCCAGTTACCCATGAAACCACGGTTGATTTTTGGACACCAACATTCGGAGGAACTCCCAGATAA
- the LOC100499870 gene encoding NAD(P)H dehydrogenase (quinone) FQR1-like isoform 2 (isoform 2 is encoded by transcript variant 2), translated as MENWYYSMYGHVEKLAEEIKKGASSVEGVEAKLWQVPETLQDEVLGKMSAPPKSDVPVITPNELSEADGFVFGFPTRFGMMAAQFKAFLDATGGLWRAQQLAGKPAGIFYSTGSQGGGQETTALTAITQLVHHGMIFIPIGYTFGAGMFEMEKVKGGSPYGAGTYAGDGSRQPSELELQQAFHQGKYIAGITKKLKQAA; from the exons ATGGAGAACTG GTACTACTCCATGTATGGGCATGTTGAGAAACTAGcagaagaaataaagaaaggGGCTTCCTCTGTGGAAGGTGTTGAGGCCAAATTATGGCAG GTACCTGAGACGCTGCAGGATGAGGTGCTCGGTAAGATGAGTGCACCACCCAAGAGCGATGTACCAGTCATTACCCCGAATGAACTATCCGAGGCTGATGGCTTTGTATTCGGCTTCCCAACAAGGTTTGGAATGATGGCTGCTCAGTTTAAAGCTTTTCTAGATGCTACTGGAGGCTTATGGAGAGCACAACAGCTTGCAGGCAAGCCTGCTGGCATCTTCTACAGCACTGGTTCACAAGGCGGCGGACAAGAGACTACAGC GCTCACTGCTATCACTCAACTGGTTCATCATGGGATGATATTCATTCCAATCGGTTACACGTTTGGTGCTGGCATGTTCGAGATGGAGAAAGTGAAAGGTGGAAGTCCATATGGTGCCGGAACTTATGCCGGTGACGGCTCAAGACAGCCAAGTGAGCTCGAGTTACAGCAAGCATTCCACCAAGGCAAGTACATTGCCGGCATCACAAAGAAGCTCAAGCAAGCTGCATAA
- the LOC100796549 gene encoding transcription factor bHLH123 isoform X1, giving the protein MADDDQFQASGNWWETSRSVRYESGASQSSSSAITNTGNNFGWQGSDMADMKPRSSMDSSSVVFHDTQNNKLQQPDSATSSDPNLHMMGLGLSSQAMDWNRASLLRGEKGTENSFRSMLQENLSSSRTNFQHETGNMELSQQVQWRSEKIFSSESSTNEFKQVNRGGGFSLDQSQFSPQYSSGDSTVTSQGLPSSNFQIDSSALYGTSSILQGLLGPDHNNQTQQQPMSFPYHTTSYGLNSNELVPSWSKVPQFLRASPPKPPPNNQLHFTNPATFWNASEAANIKDVRPSFFPSLQPPFSTPNFEVQSKNISEVRESGTVVKKSGNEPAPKRTRNETPSPLPAFKVRKEKMGDRITALQQLVSPFGKTDTASVLSEAIEYIKFLHEQVTALSTPYMKSGAPIQIQQNSGKSKEAEGPKQDLRSRGLCLVPVSSTFPVTHETTVDFWTPTFGGTPR; this is encoded by the exons ATGGCAGATGATGATCAATTTCAAGCAAGTGGGAACTGGTGGGAAACATCAAGAAGCGTGAGGTATGAGAGCGGGGCATCCCAGTCATCTTCCTCAGCCATCACCAACACAGGCAACAACTTTGGTTGGCAAGGTTCGGATATGGCAGACATGAAGCCAAGGTCTTCCATGGATTCTTCTTCTGTGGTTTTCCATGACACACAGAATAATAAGCTTCAACAACCAGATTCTGCCACTTCCAGTGACCCCAACTTGCATATGATGGGCCTAGGCCTCTCATCCCAAGCCATGGATTGGAATCGAGCATCTTTGTT AAGAGGAGAGAAGGGTACGGAGAACAGTTTCCGGTCGATGCTGCAAGAGAATTTGAGCTCATCAAGGACCAATTTTCAGCATGAAACTGGGAATATGGAGTTGTCACAACAAGTTCAATGGAGGTCAGAGAAGATATTCTCTTCAGAGTCTTCAACCAATGAGTTCAAGCAAGTGAATAGGGGTGGTGGCTTCTCTTTGGATCAAAGCCAGTTTAGTCCTCAATATAGCTCTGGGGACAGCACAGTGACAAGCCAAGGGTTACCCTCTTCTAACTTTCAGATTGATTCCTCAGCCTTATATGGGACCTCCTCAATCTTGCAAGGACTATTGGGACCTGATCACAATAACCAAACCCAACAACAACCTATGAGTTTTCCATATCATACAACAAGCTATGGATTAAACTCTAATGAATTGGTTCCTTCTTGGTCCAAAGTTCCTCAATTCTTGAGAGCTTCCCCTCCAAAACCACCACCCAATAACCAGTTGCATTTCACTAACCCCGCAACCTTTTGGAATGCTTCTGAGGCTGCAAACATCAAAGATGTTCGCCCCAGCTTCTTCCCTTCATTGCAACCCCCTTTCTCTACGCCAAATTTTGAAGTACAGTCAAAG AATATATCTGAAGTTAGGGAGTCAGGTACTGTGGTAAAGAAAAGTGGGAATGAGCCAGCACCCAAAAGGACCCGTAACGAAACACCATCTCCTTTGCCAGCTTTTAAG GTGAGAAAAGAGAAGATGGGGGACAGAATCACTGCACTCCAACAATTGGTGTCGCCTTTCGGAAAG ACTGATACAGCCTCAGTGCTCTCTGAAGCCATTGAATACATCAAATTCCTCCACGAACAGGTCACC gCTTTAAGTACCCCGTATATGAAAAGTGGAGCTCCAATACAGATTCAACAG AATTCTGGTAAATCTAAGGAAGCTGAGGGTCCAAAGCAGGATCTAAGAAGCCGAGGGCTATGCTTGGTGCCTGTTTCAAGTACATTTCCAGTTACCCATGAAACCACGGTTGATTTTTGGACACCAACATTCGGAGGAACTCCCAGATAA